Below is a window of Dictyostelium discoideum AX4 chromosome 1 chromosome, whole genome shotgun sequence DNA.
TGAATGAAACACAGATTGAAGTTGGACATGAATTCATTAAAGTAGTAACAGTTTTAACTAAccattctttttcatttggattattattttcaagtaattctttattcaatttattaaatatttctgaaactgaattaaattttgtattaaaacatctttgaataattttattatatttcacAATATGGGATGTCTCTTtagtaatttttaaatttcttttatatttatttaatataaaatcaatatcatttttatttgatatatTTGGTGATAAACACAAATCATTTGTAActtgattaaataaatgaaatggTATATGATTTTGAACAAGACCAAGCTTTAATAAATCTggtgaattaataaaatttccaACCATTGCCAAATATAAACCAATTGCACCTAATTTAGAAAGGTAGTAACTAGTACCGACATCTGGAAAGTATCCAACCTTAttcttaaaattttaaaaattttataattagtaaaaatgaaaataataatttaatattccCCACCAACTTACTTCTGGCATTGACCATTTAACATTTTCACTAACAATTTTATGACTACAATTAATACTTATACCAACACCACTACCAATTACAAATCCATTgattaatgaaataattggttttttaaaattgtgaattaaatcaacaagaGAATACATTGATGAAAGTATTGGAGTGACTCCTTCTGAtgtatttgatttttcaaccAACTCTTTTAAATCACCACCAGtggaaaatgatttattattgttactacttaataaaacaaatttagtTTCCGGatcattattatattcatttaatttattaaataaatcaattgacatatttaaatttaaagaatttaatgattcacttctatttattaatatttttctacttccatttttaaattcttcaattaaaatattttttaaattcaataattttttttttttttttttttttttgttttttttttttttttaatttatttttttaattaataataatagaaatttctatttaaaattattgtatttttttagattttgttatttttgttttaattaaatttgtttttttttttaaactaaaaATTTTACTTAAGTTTTCTGTTttctggtttttttttttttttttcggaAAATAGCattactttaaaaaaataaatattaatttattttaattaaatttggaaaaaaaataatatattagaTCCTACCAacaggattttttttttttgtaaaattttagtagataatttgattaaaattttaaaagtgggaaaaaataaagtgggaatttttgaaaaaaaaaaaaaaaaaagaaaataaataataaaaatatggaAATTTGTCGCCTATTGTATGggattataatttttttataaaatttaaactattaagattaaaattttttttttttttttttttttaaggccAGATAATGAAATAcctaaatataaaattaacaagtaaaaaaaaatagaaacttaaaatttattttaaaaacattatttcctttttttttgtttaattttattttattaaaattaaaaatttaaatcttttaaaaaaaaaaaaaaaaaaaaaaaaaaaagtattaattaattttttaaatttgttaatttttttattttattttattttattttttttttttttatttttttaattatatttccTTTATTCAATTTGATTCATTTCCAAATGTAATtgaagaatttttatttgattttgaattaattgaagaagaatttaaatcagttgaggaggaagaagaacttgtatttttcattttaacaATTGACCTTATACTCTTTCTTGTATATTTACCAAGtggaatttgattatttgttaCAAGTAATACAATGACAGGAATCATTTCAGTTACGATTAAACCAACAAAagagaaaataatattacttgGATTAACAGAAACCAAGATTACAATGAAAATACAATGTAATACAAAACCGGTACCACATAAAACTGTGATAACAAAAGTTCTATTTCTTTGTTTATTTGCAGAGGTTTGAGAGGTTTTACTAGAGAGAgctgataatttattataaatttgtcTACCATAATAAATGAAAGCAATACCAATTGCCAAAGAAAGACAAGCTTGTAAAACTGCATAAAATATTGAAACTGCATTTTGTGGTGTAGTCTGTtccaaattaattaataatctaCCACCACATGATTTTGGTGTTGATTGTTTAGTGAAATTGTAAACTATAACAATTATAATGAAAACTATATAAAGTACAACATTGATTAAAAACACCATCATATTAATACGACCGTAAATATCATTACTAAACGATGATGCGTTACTTAACATATACcaaattacaattacaattgtAAAAGCAgtgaaatataaaaatgttGGTAAAACCactaaaatataatttccaACGGTTGTAGTCTCTGTAATGATACCATTTGGTAAAATGAAGAAATAAATTGATCTAATCAAAGAGAATGCAGTAagtactaaaaataaaagatgtACTAATTTAAATGGTTCAGTTGATAAAACTTTTTGAATTGTAAAGAAACCAAGATGTAATAAACCATAAATAcctaataaacaaaataaaactgCTAAAACATATAATAAACCTGatgaactattattaaatggtttaaaattttcattttcccaatttgaaattctttcaattaaaaagtatGATCttttaccaatttcaataaaattaattatttcaccacggtcatttaaaatttcatcatcatcatcgttgTCATTagttttttgatttgaattaaaaccatttgaatttttaaaattaattaaacaacaatatctatttttttcatcaatttcaattaaacatTCTAATGGTATTAATTGACCTTgatcattattttctaaataaccaaaatcaataattggattcttttttgaatttcttgaAATTGTTTGTGAcatacaaattttaaaatttataacaCCCTGATcaaaaatttctaaatttatacCATCATTTAATAGTTTACCAATTACtgcttttttattattaaagaatgaaTAATCATCAGGTTTATCAAATGATACAAAAgttgaagataatgaaatCACTTTTTTAGATAAGAAAGTTTCTTTATAAATTTgaccaattgaaattgaaacaCAAGAACTTTCATCGATTGAACCCAacgaaaatgataatgaaccaTCATTGAAAATGGTAGTATTTGATGGATCATAACATGGTTTTATAACTTTTAAAACTGGTGTATCTAAATCATTATAACAATCATCACCAATACCATCGGATGAACAACCACATGATAATGCCTCTAATGAAttctttgaatttgatgTACGACATAAAATTTCagatttatataataaattggtTCTACTTTGTGCTGCATTATCAAATGATGTGAAAAATCTACCTAAATCCAATGACAATTGAAAGTTGGCAATATATTTAACAggttcatcatttttaatcCATTTTAATGGTACAGCCACTGCAGGTGTCCAAATACCAGATGTCCAGCTAAATGGTTGTTTCCAAGTTTCACCAGCATATTtacaatcattttcattcttttcatTAAATCTAAAAGTTAATGGTAGTAAATAACCACCTGGTGATCTATCAATACCATAACATAATGGTTCATATTTTGTTTGTTCACATTCATCTCTATTGGCAGCAGGTAAAGTCCACCACCATTTTCCACCAGTTTGTTCGCAAGTGGTTTGATCTATAAATGTTAAATTGAAACAACCAAATGGTGAATCAATTTGAGTTTGAAATTCACAAGTTGGTAAACTTGCACCAATCAATGCTTTACTAGTACGTGGATATAAACATTTTGGTTGATAAGGATTACTATCACcgattttataattaaaataatattgatcatCACATTTACCAGAGTTTTcacaatcaattttatttgtacatGGAATTTCATATAATCCacaaaataaaccaaatgaaTTACAACCATTAACTAAATCATTACAATAAGTACATTGATCATATGAAAAATCAccacaatttttaaatactgTATTTGAATAATCAGTTGAACAAGTActttcattaattgatgtATAAATACAATacattgttgatgatgattcatcAAACCATTTTTCATgtgattcattattaatttctggACAAACTGTAACTCCAGTTCCAAATGTTGATAATGGTATGAAACAACCTGTAAATTGTGAACATTCTAAACCACAACCAACTGTACAACTACCATAATTATCTGAACATTCACTTTCATCATTTACAGTAAATAAATCATAATCtacaaatttatcattactaTGATCTTGTTTATAACAAACAAAATTATTGTTACCCGATTCACAAGatgattgatttaaaaagtttgaaTCAACATAACAATTTCTAATTGGATCAGTACAATCACCACAGAAATAATCTggtggattattatttaaacaatcattaattaaatttgtagTATCATAACCATCATACCAATTCATTGTACCTTGATAATCTAACCAATTACAACGTGCTAAAGCTAAACAAGAATCCTTTGGGAATGCTTCAACTAACCAtgtgaaaatatttaaaccAGTGAAACAACTATCATAAACTATTGATGGTGTAGTTTGATCTAAACCAATAACCAATGGAAAACAAAAACCATTTGTAGAGGTACTTGATGAATATGCAAAACTTTTTCTAGCCCATGATGAAGTACCCAATGGATAATTACAATCATTAGTTTGatgttttttcattaattcaattgataattctctttcattttcaaaattattatttaataaccCCAATATTGATAAAACATCAGTTCTTAATGGTGttgaaatatttgataatatacaacttacaaaatttaattccaaTTCTGAATATGCAATTAAACATAAtccatttcttttattaCAACTAGttgtaatatttaaatttgaagagttataataattttcacaATCTAAATCCTCTTTACAAACAATTGGATAAATTGATGGTTTACAAGCTCTAAAAACTTTATAAAGTGAATCTGTATAATAGTTTTGTTCATCTTGAGTTACACTACATTGTTCAAATTGTGTACCTGTTATAGTTTCAGAGAAAGTATTTAAAACTGATTCTGTACAATCTGGATATGAACATTTTTCATTCATTTGATCGTTATTTACACCATTGAATACTGTTGTTGTAATATTTTGTAATCTTGGTCTACAAACTGATTTAAAAGTTGCATAAAAACTACAACATGGGTCATTGTAATAGTTGTTAATATCATTGGTTTCCGAGCAAAGTGTTGTATTTATTAAGGTTGtagtttgatttaatattaataaattctcGGCCATTTTCTGACAAGAATTATAATCATCATAAAAACTTAACACATCTAAATAGTAACGTAATCCACTTATAGTTGATGAAGTtgcattatcaattgattttaaaactgAATcgaaaatttcattaatttttgaaaatttattaaatgtacATTCTGGATTAACTTGATTACCAATTGATTTAGAACCAACTATTAAACTACCATTACCATAGactaatctatttttaaatgttaataCTGTACTTGACAAATCCTCttcattaaagaaattatatgTATTACCATCAACTGtcaatgatattattaatcCAAATTGAtaagtattttttaaaactaaatttgATGTGGTTTCATTAAATGCAATACCATTAAATTTTGGT
It encodes the following:
- a CDS encoding enoyl-CoA hydratase/isomerase domain-containing protein, with protein sequence MSIDLFNKLNEYNNDPETKFVLLSSNNNKSFSTGGDLKELVEKSNTSEGVTPILSSMYSLVDLIHNFKKPIISLINGFVIGSGVGISINCSHKIVSENVKWSMPENKVGYFPDVGTSYYLSKLGAIGLYLAMVGNFINSPDLLKLGLVQNHIPFHLFNQVTNDLCLSPNISNKNDIDFILNKYKRNLKITKETSHIVKYNKIIQRCFNTKFNSVSEIFNKLNKELLENNNPNEKEWLVKTVTTLMNSCPTSICVSFNSVHRSLNLDLKEILINDNRIGNRICSRKDLFQGINGALIDKSFKPKFSPSSIYDVDQSYIDSLFLPFDNEKKELFYHKKLYK